A genomic region of Candidatus Neomarinimicrobiota bacterium contains the following coding sequences:
- the rpsH gene encoding 30S ribosomal protein S8, translating into MSMSDPIADLLTRIRNAHMAGKRWADVPASNLKKRICIILRENHFIRDFILVTDGKQGMLRVFLSYDHSGTPVIEGISRISRPGCRVYVDARHLPRVRAGLGIAILTTSKGVISDKVARRKNVGGEILCHVW; encoded by the coding sequence ATGTCCATGTCCGATCCCATTGCTGATCTTCTCACCCGCATACGCAACGCCCATATGGCGGGCAAGCGCTGGGCCGACGTGCCGGCGTCCAACCTGAAGAAGCGTATCTGCATCATCTTGAGGGAGAACCACTTCATTCGGGATTTCATTCTTGTGACCGATGGCAAACAGGGCATGCTGCGCGTGTTTCTCAGCTACGACCATAGTGGCACTCCGGTGATTGAAGGGATTTCCCGGATCAGTCGGCCGGGCTGCCGGGTCTACGTGGATGCAAGACACCTGCCGCGCGTGCGCGCTGGTCTGGGCATCGCCATCCTCACCACTTCCAAGGGTGTTATTTCCGACAAGGTCGCCAGGCGGAAAAACGTGGGCGGCGAAATTCTCTGTCATGTGTGGTAA
- the rplC gene encoding 50S ribosomal protein L3, with protein MPALIGVKLGMTRIFDAAGRDVPVTILQAGPCTVCQVKTLENDGYQAVQLAYGERKEHNTTKALRGHFSKAGISSARVVQEFRTEEDFQLGDQLTVDIFGEGDRVKVVGTSKGKGFTGRMKRYGFHGGRASHGKKDQLRAGGSIGASSDPSRVWPGLKMAGRSGNSRSTAPNVEVVKVLPEANQIFVRGPVPGPRNGTITISKPA; from the coding sequence ATGCCAGCCCTCATCGGCGTCAAACTGGGTATGACCCGCATATTCGATGCGGCCGGTCGCGATGTGCCGGTCACGATATTGCAGGCCGGCCCCTGTACGGTCTGTCAGGTGAAAACCTTGGAAAATGACGGCTACCAGGCGGTGCAGCTGGCCTACGGCGAGCGCAAAGAGCACAACACGACCAAGGCCCTCCGCGGCCACTTTAGCAAGGCCGGCATCAGCTCCGCACGGGTCGTGCAAGAATTCCGTACCGAGGAGGATTTCCAACTGGGCGACCAGCTTACGGTGGATATCTTCGGTGAGGGCGACCGCGTAAAAGTGGTGGGCACCTCCAAGGGCAAGGGCTTCACCGGCCGCATGAAACGCTATGGATTCCACGGCGGCCGCGCCTCCCACGGCAAGAAAGACCAGCTGCGAGCGGGCGGATCCATCGGTGCCAGCAGCGATCCGTCAAGGGTCTGGCCGGGACTGAAAATGGCCGGTCGCAGTGGCAACAGCCGCAGCACCGCCCCCAACGTGGAGGTGGTGAAAGTGCTGCCGGAGGCTAACCAGATTTTTGTGCGCGGGCCTGTGCCGGGCCCCCGCAACGGCACCATTACGATTTCGAAGCCAGCATGA
- the rplW gene encoding 50S ribosomal protein L23 — translation MSIKNHIILRPLVTEKMSRLEAQRQYAFEVHPQANKHEIKLAVEKQFDVRVQKVATQNRKGKAKGLTIRSGGHALRTRGRRAHWKRAIVTIAEGQKIDFFGAEGAG, via the coding sequence GTGTCCATAAAAAACCATATTATCCTTCGTCCGCTGGTCACCGAGAAAATGAGCCGCCTGGAGGCCCAGCGCCAATACGCCTTCGAGGTGCATCCACAGGCCAACAAACACGAGATCAAGCTCGCGGTTGAGAAGCAGTTTGACGTCCGGGTGCAAAAGGTTGCCACCCAAAACCGGAAGGGCAAGGCCAAGGGCCTGACCATCAGGAGCGGGGGGCACGCTCTCCGCACCCGGGGGCGCCGCGCCCACTGGAAGCGGGCCATCGTCACCATCGCCGAAGGTCAGAAAATCGATTTCTTTGGCGCTGAGGGAGCCGGTTAA
- the rplD gene encoding 50S ribosomal protein L4, giving the protein MKLNIRTLTGEDTGKQVELHKQVFGIEPHRDAVFLTVKAELANYRQGSASTKNRGEVQGSGIKLWRQKGTGRARVGDNRSPIRRGGGAAFGPKPRDYSMKVNRKVRSLARKSMLSAMQANDRIIVVDKLALDSPKTQPVVAALGALGLTGKRVLVLAGEPTRELWLATRNIPGVRTKVAGEVSTYDVWSADYLVIDQAGVKSLNSALGK; this is encoded by the coding sequence ATGAAGCTCAACATTCGCACACTCACCGGCGAGGACACCGGCAAGCAGGTTGAGCTGCACAAACAGGTCTTTGGCATCGAACCGCACAGGGATGCCGTTTTTCTCACCGTCAAGGCCGAACTGGCCAACTATCGGCAAGGCAGCGCTTCCACCAAGAACCGCGGCGAGGTGCAGGGCAGCGGCATCAAGCTCTGGCGCCAGAAGGGTACCGGCCGCGCCCGGGTCGGCGACAACCGCTCACCCATTCGGCGGGGAGGCGGTGCCGCCTTCGGCCCCAAGCCCCGCGACTATTCCATGAAGGTCAACCGCAAGGTCCGCAGCCTGGCCCGCAAGTCGATGCTGTCAGCCATGCAGGCCAACGATCGTATTATTGTCGTGGATAAGCTGGCCCTGGACAGTCCCAAGACCCAGCCGGTGGTGGCGGCGTTGGGCGCCCTGGGCCTCACCGGGAAGCGCGTTCTCGTGCTGGCGGGCGAACCCACCCGCGAATTATGGCTGGCCACCAGAAATATACCCGGCGTGAGGACCAAGGTAGCCGGCGAGGTCTCCACCTACGACGTCTGGTCCGCTGACTACCTGGTCATCGATCAGGCCGGCGTCAAAAGCCTGAATTCCGCCCTCGGGAAGTGA
- the rplV gene encoding 50S ribosomal protein L22, with protein MEGVARARFLKQSASKVNRSLQLVRGRDVNDALSVLHFLPTKASEFIEKALHAAIANVMNAAEAKEVDVDNLYIKTAVVDQGPSLKRWRARAMGRANRIIKRTSHLTVIVAEKNSA; from the coding sequence ATGGAAGGCGTGGCCAGAGCGCGGTTTCTGAAGCAGTCGGCCAGCAAGGTCAATCGATCCCTGCAGCTGGTGCGGGGCCGCGACGTGAATGATGCCCTCAGCGTGCTGCACTTTTTGCCCACCAAGGCATCGGAGTTCATTGAAAAGGCCCTGCATGCTGCCATCGCCAACGTCATGAATGCTGCCGAAGCCAAGGAGGTGGACGTGGACAACCTTTACATTAAGACCGCTGTGGTGGATCAAGGGCCGTCGTTAAAGCGCTGGCGTGCGCGCGCCATGGGCCGCGCCAACCGGATCATCAAGCGAACCAGCCACCTCACGGTGATTGTGGCCGAAAAAAATTCAGCATGA
- the rpsC gene encoding 30S ribosomal protein S3 produces MGQKTNPIGFRLGINKPWLSTWFDEHHFAEKLAQDIILRRYIHHRLSNAGVSRVEISRTAKKVTVTVHTSRPGIVIGRGGEEVERLRSEIHKLVDQEVQLNVSEVKRPELDARLVGESIAQQLLKKISFRRAAKKSIQSTIRMGAEGIRICLSGRLGGSEMSRTETFREGRVPLHTLRADIDYAMVEAKTTYGVIGVKVWICNGEVAAKGAGKN; encoded by the coding sequence ATGGGCCAGAAAACCAATCCCATCGGATTCCGCCTGGGCATCAACAAGCCGTGGCTCTCCACCTGGTTCGACGAGCACCATTTTGCCGAGAAACTGGCCCAGGACATCATTCTGCGCCGCTACATCCACCATCGGCTGAGCAACGCTGGTGTCTCCAGGGTAGAGATCAGCCGTACGGCCAAAAAGGTCACCGTCACCGTGCATACCAGCCGGCCCGGGATCGTTATCGGCCGGGGCGGGGAGGAAGTCGAGCGGCTCAGGAGTGAGATTCACAAACTGGTGGACCAGGAAGTGCAGCTCAACGTAAGCGAAGTGAAGCGCCCCGAGCTGGACGCCCGACTGGTGGGGGAGAGCATTGCCCAGCAGCTGCTCAAGAAAATCTCCTTTCGCCGGGCGGCAAAAAAGTCGATCCAGTCCACCATTCGCATGGGTGCCGAAGGCATCCGCATCTGCCTCTCCGGCCGGCTCGGCGGCTCCGAAATGAGCCGCACCGAGACTTTCCGGGAAGGACGCGTCCCCCTCCACACCCTGCGGGCCGACATTGACTACGCCATGGTGGAGGCCAAAACCACCTACGGCGTCATCGGGGTGAAGGTCTGGATATGCAACGGAGAGGTGGCCGCCAAGGGCGCCGGAAAAAATTAG
- the rplP gene encoding 50S ribosomal protein L16, producing MLAPKKVKYRKPHRGNRRGMAARGNAVAFGTYGLKALENGWITSRQIEAGRVAIIRQIRKFGRLWIRIFPDKAITQKPAETRMGKGKGAPEYWVCVVKPGRILFEVEGVDEELAAEAFRLCSHKLPIKTKMVSRREAQA from the coding sequence ATGCTGGCGCCAAAAAAAGTAAAGTATCGCAAACCCCATCGCGGCAACCGTCGTGGCATGGCCGCCCGGGGCAACGCAGTTGCCTTCGGCACTTACGGGCTGAAGGCTTTGGAAAATGGCTGGATCACGAGTCGGCAGATTGAGGCGGGTCGGGTGGCGATCATCCGGCAGATCCGCAAGTTCGGCCGCCTGTGGATTCGTATTTTCCCCGATAAGGCCATTACCCAGAAGCCGGCCGAGACCCGCATGGGTAAGGGCAAGGGCGCGCCCGAGTATTGGGTCTGTGTCGTGAAACCGGGCCGCATTCTTTTTGAAGTCGAGGGCGTCGACGAGGAACTGGCCGCCGAAGCCTTCCGGCTGTGCTCCCACAAGTTGCCCATCAAAACCAAAATGGTGAGCCGCCGGGAAGCGCAGGCATGA
- the rplN gene encoding 50S ribosomal protein L14 produces the protein MIQQESRLSVADNTGAKEVLCIRVLGGSKRRYASLGDVIVVTVKSAIPGGMIKKGEISKAVVVRTKKEVRRADGSYIRFDENAAVLLSQAMEPLGTRVFGPVARELRDKRYMKIISLAPEVI, from the coding sequence ATGATCCAGCAGGAATCCCGGCTCAGCGTAGCTGACAATACCGGCGCTAAAGAGGTGCTCTGTATCCGCGTGTTGGGGGGCTCTAAGCGGCGCTATGCCAGCCTGGGGGACGTCATCGTGGTAACGGTGAAATCGGCCATTCCTGGTGGCATGATCAAGAAAGGTGAGATCTCCAAGGCCGTCGTGGTACGCACCAAAAAGGAGGTGCGCCGCGCCGATGGCTCCTACATCCGGTTCGACGAGAATGCAGCCGTCCTGCTGAGCCAGGCTATGGAGCCGCTGGGCACCCGCGTTTTCGGCCCTGTGGCCCGGGAGCTGCGCGATAAGCGCTATATGAAAATTATTTCCCTCGCCCCGGAGGTGATCTGA
- the rpmC gene encoding 50S ribosomal protein L29: protein MHEDMLALSPDDLRAQLQEKHIDLTNLRFKKALQQLEDPLAIRRTRRDIARINTLLREYDLGRRKPVAE, encoded by the coding sequence ATGCACGAAGATATGCTGGCCCTGTCTCCTGACGACCTGCGCGCACAGTTGCAGGAAAAACACATCGACCTGACCAATCTGCGCTTCAAGAAGGCCCTGCAGCAGTTGGAAGACCCCCTTGCAATACGCCGGACCAGGCGGGATATCGCGCGCATCAACACGCTGCTCCGCGAGTACGATCTGGGGCGCAGGAAACCGGTCGCGGAGTAA
- the rplX gene encoding 50S ribosomal protein L24 translates to MKIKSGDMVKVISGNYRGKSGKVLRMLVKRNRAIVEGINLAKRHTRPSQKNPQGGIIEREASIHVSNLMLVVNNTPTRVGYTRLEDGKKVRFAKKLGETIND, encoded by the coding sequence ATGAAGATCAAGAGCGGCGACATGGTCAAGGTTATCTCGGGCAACTACCGCGGCAAAAGCGGCAAGGTGCTGCGGATGCTGGTCAAGCGAAATCGGGCCATCGTAGAGGGCATCAACCTCGCCAAACGCCATACGCGTCCGTCGCAGAAAAATCCGCAGGGGGGCATCATCGAGCGTGAGGCCTCCATTCACGTCTCCAATCTAATGCTGGTGGTGAACAATACCCCCACGCGGGTGGGTTACACCCGGCTGGAGGATGGCAAGAAGGTCCGCTTCGCCAAGAAACTGGGTGAAACCATCAACGATTAG
- the rpsS gene encoding 30S ribosomal protein S19, with protein MPRSVKKGPYVEAKLVHKVELMNKSGKKKVIKTWSRRSTITPDFVGHTFAVHNGNKFIPVFVSENMVGHKLGEFSPTRIFRGHADKRKVK; from the coding sequence ATGCCCCGCTCGGTGAAAAAAGGCCCCTATGTGGAAGCGAAACTGGTGCACAAGGTTGAACTGATGAATAAGTCGGGCAAGAAGAAGGTCATCAAGACCTGGTCCCGGCGCTCCACCATCACACCCGACTTTGTGGGCCACACCTTCGCCGTCCACAATGGCAACAAGTTCATCCCGGTGTTCGTCTCGGAGAACATGGTGGGCCACAAGCTGGGCGAGTTTTCCCCCACCCGCATCTTCCGCGGGCATGCGGACAAGCGTAAGGTGAAGTAG
- the tuf gene encoding elongation factor Tu, with product MSKEKYVRTKPHVNVGTIGHVDHGKTMLTAAITHVLSQRGLATAMTFDEIDNAPEERARGITIQTAHVEYETESRHYAHVDCPGHADYIKNMITGAAQMDGAILVVSAADGPMPQTREHVLLAHQVNVPYMVVFLNKVDQVDDEELLELVEVELRDLLNQYEYPGDEVPIIRGSALKALNSDGTGPDAEPVVQLLNAIDEYIPVPKRAIDRPFLMPVEDVFSITGRGTVGTGRIEQGLIKVGEEVEILGLGAHEKTVVTGVEMFRKLLDEGEAGDNVGLLLRGIDKEFLRRGMVVAKPGSITPHTQFKAEVYVLKKEEGGRHTPFFDGYRPQFYFRTTDVTGTVRLPQGVEMVMPGDNINMDVELHTPIAMDKELRFAIREGGHTVGAGVVTKVIS from the coding sequence ATGTCGAAGGAGAAATATGTCCGCACGAAGCCGCATGTGAACGTTGGTACCATCGGCCACGTGGATCACGGCAAGACCATGCTCACCGCCGCCATCACCCACGTGCTGAGCCAGCGGGGCCTGGCCACGGCCATGACCTTTGACGAGATCGACAACGCGCCGGAGGAGCGCGCCCGGGGGATCACCATTCAGACGGCCCACGTGGAGTACGAGACGGAGAGCCGCCACTACGCCCATGTGGACTGCCCCGGCCACGCGGACTATATCAAGAACATGATCACCGGCGCGGCCCAGATGGACGGCGCCATCCTGGTGGTGAGCGCCGCCGACGGCCCCATGCCCCAGACCCGCGAGCACGTGCTGCTGGCCCACCAGGTGAACGTGCCCTACATGGTGGTGTTTCTCAACAAGGTGGACCAGGTGGATGACGAGGAGTTGCTGGAGTTGGTGGAGGTGGAACTGCGCGACTTGCTGAACCAGTACGAGTATCCCGGCGACGAGGTCCCCATTATCCGCGGCTCGGCGCTGAAGGCCCTCAACAGCGACGGCACCGGTCCCGACGCCGAACCGGTGGTGCAGTTGCTCAACGCCATTGACGAGTACATCCCGGTGCCCAAGCGCGCCATCGACCGCCCCTTCCTGATGCCGGTGGAGGACGTGTTCTCCATTACCGGTCGCGGCACGGTGGGTACCGGCCGCATCGAGCAGGGGCTGATCAAGGTGGGCGAAGAGGTGGAGATTTTGGGCCTGGGTGCCCACGAGAAGACGGTGGTCACCGGGGTGGAGATGTTCCGCAAGTTGCTCGATGAGGGCGAGGCGGGGGACAATGTGGGTCTGCTGCTGCGGGGCATCGACAAGGAGTTTTTGCGCCGCGGGATGGTGGTGGCCAAGCCCGGCTCCATCACGCCCCACACCCAGTTCAAGGCCGAGGTGTACGTGCTCAAGAAGGAAGAGGGTGGCCGCCACACACCCTTTTTCGACGGCTACCGGCCCCAGTTTTACTTCCGCACCACCGATGTGACCGGTACGGTGCGCCTGCCCCAGGGGGTGGAGATGGTGATGCCCGGCGACAACATCAACATGGATGTGGAGCTGCACACCCCCATCGCCATGGACAAGGAACTGCGCTTCGCCATCCGCGAAGGGGGCCACACCGTGGGCGCCGGCGTCGTGACGAAGGTGATCAGCTAG
- a CDS encoding type Z 30S ribosomal protein S14 produces MARKGLVVKSKKKPKFSTRAYHRCGNCGRRRSYLRKFGLCRICFREMALQGVIPGITKASW; encoded by the coding sequence ATGGCACGCAAAGGGCTCGTCGTCAAGTCCAAGAAAAAGCCCAAGTTTTCCACTCGGGCCTACCACCGCTGCGGCAATTGCGGCCGCCGGCGCAGCTACTTGCGCAAGTTCGGCCTGTGCCGCATCTGTTTCCGTGAAATGGCCTTGCAGGGTGTTATTCCCGGCATCACCAAGGCTAGTTGGTAA
- the rpsJ gene encoding 30S ribosomal protein S10 → MSGQKIRISMKAYDHVLLDKSTEKIVRTAKNTGALVSGPIPLPTQRTIITVNRSPHVDKKSREQFQTKIHKRIIDIHNSTSKTVDALMKLDLPAGVDIEIRA, encoded by the coding sequence ATGTCGGGACAGAAAATACGCATCAGCATGAAGGCCTATGATCACGTCTTGCTGGACAAGTCCACGGAGAAAATCGTCCGCACGGCCAAGAATACGGGTGCGCTCGTCTCCGGCCCCATCCCCCTGCCTACCCAGCGCACGATCATCACGGTGAATCGCTCGCCGCATGTCGACAAAAAATCACGGGAGCAGTTTCAGACCAAAATCCACAAGCGGATCATTGACATTCACAACTCCACCTCCAAAACCGTGGACGCCCTCATGAAGCTGGACCTGCCGGCGGGCGTGGATATCGAGATTCGGGCCTGA
- the rplE gene encoding 50S ribosomal protein L5 has product MPRLKRRFFEEVSPELVKSVGYRNVLQVPRLEKIVLNMGLGDAKEDKNMLKSARQDLTTISGQRAVITFAKKPISNFKIRTGDPVGTRVTLRGNRMYDFLDRLLSLAVPRIRDFRGLSYRSFDGRGNYSFGVLEQIIFPEIDYDKIDRIRGLDITLVTSAATDDEAYQLLSRLGFPFRARPVTESEAVEA; this is encoded by the coding sequence GTGCCGCGATTGAAGCGGCGCTTCTTTGAGGAAGTTTCGCCCGAACTGGTCAAGAGCGTTGGCTACCGCAACGTCTTGCAGGTCCCGAGACTTGAGAAAATCGTCCTCAACATGGGGTTGGGCGATGCCAAAGAAGACAAGAATATGTTGAAGAGCGCCCGGCAGGATTTGACCACCATCAGTGGGCAACGGGCGGTGATCACTTTCGCCAAGAAGCCGATTTCCAACTTCAAGATTAGAACCGGCGACCCTGTGGGGACCAGGGTGACGCTACGCGGGAACCGCATGTACGACTTCCTGGACCGGCTGCTATCCCTCGCCGTGCCCCGCATTCGGGACTTTCGGGGCCTCTCCTACCGCTCCTTTGACGGACGGGGCAATTACAGTTTCGGCGTGCTGGAGCAGATCATCTTCCCTGAGATCGACTATGACAAGATTGACCGCATCCGGGGCCTGGATATTACCCTGGTCACCTCCGCCGCCACCGATGACGAAGCCTACCAGCTGCTGAGCCGTCTGGGCTTTCCGTTCCGTGCCCGGCCGGTGACGGAGTCAGAAGCCGTGGAGGCCTGA
- the fusA gene encoding elongation factor G has translation MMEKVALKHVRNIGIMAHIDAGKTTTTERILYYTGKVHRMGEVHDGAATMDWMEQEKERGITITSAATTCFWNGHRINIIDTPGHVDFTVEVERSLRVLDGAVALFDSVGGVEPQSETVWRQADKYNVPRIAFVNKMDRTGSDFYNVLDMIKKRLGANPVPIVLPIGSGDLFNGLIDLINMQAILYIDEYGRHFEYHDIPTDMLPDADKWRLHLLEEIASYDEHLMEKYLSGEPLTGDEIKLAIRKACIDGSMVPTLCGAAFKNKGIQRLLDAVVDYLPSPIDVGAVMGYDLETNEPTERQPNDDAPFCALAFKIMTDPYVGRLTFFRVYSGQVKTGDKILNANTGQRERVGRLMLLHAAKREERHMVTTGEIAAMVGLKKTRTGDTLTDIKHAIVLEKMDFPDPVMRVAVEPASKADSEAMAAGLAKLAEEDPTFQIHIDEETSQTIIAGMGELHLEIIIDRLKREFNVHANIGAPQVAYKESITSESEAEGKFVRQSGGHGQYGHCRIRIRPAEAGKGYQFIDKIKGGAIPQEFIPAVNKGIQEALKNGVLAGYPMEDIVVELYDGSYHDVDSSEMAFKIAGSMAVQEAIRKADPVLLEPCMALDVVVMDDYLGDVMGDVTSRRGRIRGMEKRKQAQVVQAEVPLSEMFGYATDLRSLTQGRAAFTMQFSRYLPVPASVRDRIIERVHGKVAT, from the coding sequence CACCGTATGGGAGAGGTCCACGATGGCGCCGCGACGATGGACTGGATGGAGCAGGAAAAGGAACGCGGCATCACCATCACCTCTGCCGCCACTACCTGCTTCTGGAACGGCCATCGCATCAATATCATCGACACCCCCGGACATGTGGATTTCACCGTGGAAGTGGAGCGCTCCCTGCGGGTGCTGGACGGCGCCGTGGCCCTGTTTGACTCGGTAGGGGGCGTGGAACCCCAGTCGGAAACGGTCTGGCGGCAGGCCGACAAGTACAATGTCCCCCGCATCGCCTTCGTAAACAAGATGGACCGCACCGGCTCCGATTTCTACAACGTTTTGGACATGATCAAGAAGCGGCTGGGGGCCAATCCGGTTCCCATCGTGCTGCCCATCGGTAGCGGCGATTTGTTTAACGGTCTCATAGATTTGATTAACATGCAGGCTATCCTCTATATTGACGAGTACGGCCGTCACTTCGAGTACCACGATATCCCCACCGACATGCTGCCCGACGCCGACAAATGGCGCTTGCACCTGTTGGAGGAGATCGCCAGTTACGATGAGCATTTGATGGAGAAGTATCTCTCCGGCGAACCCCTCACGGGTGACGAGATCAAACTGGCTATCCGCAAAGCCTGTATTGACGGCAGCATGGTGCCCACGCTCTGCGGCGCCGCCTTCAAAAATAAGGGCATCCAGAGACTCCTGGACGCCGTGGTGGACTACCTGCCATCCCCCATTGACGTGGGTGCGGTCATGGGGTATGATCTTGAAACCAACGAGCCCACTGAGCGGCAACCCAACGACGATGCCCCATTCTGCGCTTTGGCGTTCAAGATCATGACCGATCCGTACGTGGGACGACTCACCTTCTTCCGGGTTTATTCGGGCCAGGTCAAGACCGGCGACAAGATCCTGAATGCCAACACGGGCCAACGCGAGCGGGTTGGGAGACTGATGCTGCTCCACGCTGCCAAACGCGAAGAACGCCACATGGTGACCACCGGCGAGATTGCGGCCATGGTGGGCCTCAAGAAAACCCGCACCGGCGATACCCTTACCGATATTAAACACGCCATTGTGCTCGAAAAGATGGATTTCCCCGATCCCGTCATGCGGGTGGCGGTGGAACCGGCCTCCAAGGCCGATAGCGAAGCCATGGCCGCAGGGCTCGCCAAGTTGGCCGAGGAGGATCCCACCTTCCAGATCCACATCGATGAAGAAACCAGTCAGACCATCATTGCCGGTATGGGTGAGCTGCATCTAGAAATCATTATCGATCGCCTTAAGCGGGAGTTTAACGTGCATGCCAATATCGGCGCACCGCAGGTCGCTTACAAGGAAAGCATCACCTCCGAGTCGGAGGCCGAGGGCAAGTTTGTGCGCCAGAGTGGTGGGCACGGGCAGTATGGTCACTGCCGGATCAGGATTAGGCCCGCAGAGGCCGGCAAGGGCTATCAGTTCATTGACAAGATCAAGGGCGGGGCGATTCCCCAGGAATTTATTCCGGCGGTGAACAAGGGTATTCAGGAAGCCCTCAAGAACGGTGTTCTGGCTGGCTACCCGATGGAAGATATCGTTGTGGAACTGTACGACGGCTCCTATCACGATGTGGATTCATCGGAAATGGCCTTCAAGATCGCCGGCTCCATGGCCGTCCAGGAAGCGATACGGAAGGCTGACCCGGTGCTGCTGGAACCCTGCATGGCTCTCGACGTGGTGGTCATGGACGATTATTTGGGCGATGTGATGGGGGACGTAACCAGCCGCCGGGGTCGCATCAGGGGGATGGAAAAGCGCAAGCAGGCCCAGGTGGTGCAGGCAGAAGTGCCGTTGTCGGAAATGTTCGGCTACGCCACCGACCTGCGCTCGTTGACCCAGGGGCGGGCAGCATTCACCATGCAGTTTTCACGTTACCTGCCCGTTCCCGCCAGTGTGCGAGACCGCATCATTGAGCGTGTTCATGGCAAGGTGGCAACCTAA
- the rplB gene encoding 50S ribosomal protein L2, which yields MPVRNLKPTTPGRRFMSVSTFEELTTDVPEKSLTQPLRRTGGRNNNGRITARHHGGGHKRRYRIIDFKRNKLDIEGTVRTIEYDPNRSCRIALVLYADGERRYILAPGGIKVEDKIIASHSKVPLRPGNAMPLAEIPAGIMVHNVELKPGKGGQLARSAGTAARIMAKEGNLVTLKLPSGELRLVPAACAATVGEVGNKSHETINLGKAGRSRWLGRRPKVRGVAMNPVDHPMGGGEGKSSGGRHPVSPTGIPAKGYRTRRKKNPSDRYIVKRRS from the coding sequence GTGCCCGTAAGGAACCTCAAGCCTACCACCCCTGGCCGTCGTTTCATGTCGGTCTCCACGTTCGAAGAGCTCACCACCGATGTGCCTGAAAAGTCACTCACCCAGCCGCTACGCAGAACAGGCGGGCGCAACAATAACGGCCGCATTACGGCCCGGCACCACGGTGGCGGTCACAAGCGGCGTTACCGCATCATCGATTTCAAGCGCAACAAGCTGGACATCGAGGGCACCGTTCGTACGATTGAGTACGATCCCAACCGCAGCTGCCGCATCGCCCTGGTGCTGTATGCCGACGGTGAGCGGCGCTACATCCTGGCCCCCGGCGGCATCAAGGTAGAGGACAAGATTATCGCCTCCCATTCGAAGGTCCCCCTGCGGCCCGGCAACGCCATGCCCCTGGCAGAAATCCCGGCCGGCATTATGGTCCACAACGTGGAGCTGAAGCCCGGCAAGGGCGGCCAGCTGGCTCGGAGTGCAGGCACCGCCGCCCGCATCATGGCCAAGGAAGGCAACCTGGTGACGCTCAAACTCCCGTCCGGCGAGCTCAGATTGGTGCCTGCTGCCTGCGCCGCCACCGTGGGCGAAGTGGGTAACAAGAGCCACGAGACCATCAATCTAGGCAAGGCGGGCCGCTCCCGGTGGCTGGGACGCCGTCCCAAGGTACGTGGCGTCGCCATGAACCCTGTGGACCACCCCATGGGTGGTGGCGAGGGCAAATCCTCCGGTGGACGGCATCCCGTTTCACCTACCGGCATCCCGGCCAAGGGCTACCGGACCCGGAGGAAGAAGAATCCGTCGGACCGCTACATCGTGAAGCGCAGGAGCTAG
- the rpsQ gene encoding 30S ribosomal protein S17 yields the protein MSTAKLPRRRLTGSVVSTKMDKTAVVRVTRRFAHPVYKKYVTRSKKYYAHDGGGICHVGDEVILEATRPMSRLKRWRIVSVSRPASEPGVEA from the coding sequence ATGTCAACGGCTAAACTCCCCCGCAGAAGACTCACCGGCTCGGTGGTCAGCACCAAAATGGACAAGACTGCCGTGGTCCGGGTAACGCGCCGGTTTGCCCATCCGGTGTACAAAAAATACGTCACCCGGTCAAAAAAATATTATGCCCACGATGGGGGCGGAATCTGCCATGTGGGGGACGAGGTGATCCTGGAAGCCACGCGTCCCATGAGCAGGCTCAAACGCTGGCGCATCGTCTCCGTTTCCCGGCCGGCCTCTGAACCGGGGGTCGAGGCATGA